A window from Drosophila yakuba strain Tai18E2 chromosome 3L, Prin_Dyak_Tai18E2_2.1, whole genome shotgun sequence encodes these proteins:
- the LOC6535123 gene encoding uncharacterized protein LOC6535123 isoform X2 produces MVKILQAYNFARQETYALNGDILAASLIGNNRIAISSAEQFIEIYDIGAKQAQSEDSRRTAPENLGQSNETAGESTTTAGDERTPSRSTLATVGEVVQLIYCEAGKYLLTLEKEQAGSPVHSSSTISCTSSSNSNTVCSEDDTKMFVRIYANFWKFPDSRLNELPITIRIASMTTPKTPLVESIDVIELPLRSPPELVQCCQTSGNIIVSSRDRIYLYEYTQCVHENTQPRFAFIDFLPFKFFVQLNFVPVRLCLAENVIACLSHRYCVAFKVVDALTSRASGGQDLSCLDNDYGGGDEPLSESLSFGSKASASGAGGGVVNSSHSQQSCESDSLQSTSSAKAQVVINGALPGRSPLDFNVAKLVSNAYGREFEPELRSQWDETTDYGAGKSQDDNQDITISPQRAADIKIKLVNEAKAMNVRGIAGSSHLDDASVQYDVRKLLQICMKTSENQPRVLDIFRCMDLKAIYQRNCQEIDQEDDEYDMGNQQVPSAVTTFKHVNRRTLKSSQHQRCVGHALLVASSVDGFLYQFSAQGKWYSENEKPVASYSFTAPVIQVQINDYVVYAVTSESVETHTSRIGHKLFHNRFEYPSIGCLFPEESAPDVSSPIAVVGLAAFMHVQFVCVNREQLVLITNAALEQHKRRSMGEIPGTQVVAVKRNIAARLLAEAKAKHSSLLRSSSAVQSSTMANEWTLYNLEVPRVECVVEDLEGIAESYRSASSSNFYDLMEEAHVMLRLGLTLQGERLGAEREQRLRKMFMANCRKLADFSIRSNKQEVYLQATGFYRMCQLHLVDIFNNYVQNFMDSEGSVNPPELSGLIYTVKLFLLSLGTDRLKSAFLNQTVRPYFTPARVMQQGYKQVSLSLEFLNMFIKHAPLEIPQIMLVSPVVADSISGELVNYLKYLDKLSPDENLLLAVTACRMSNYLLAQEVVSKSTRRNLATALIRNKNVMFDDSTVIYQRRHQQHTDSQASSLRAKRSRRMGAKNKTTPVGTPAPSTIVSFSDFCETILLANEQPALLEAISDAFIHALCIEHSMTLDVILQLFLNYIASHIGQKGYQTSQKVFVNILQVYFYDIYDVSSSLQAHEIRSQTPPQLDDDYDEECSSSRAPSLHSEADAQSLSSSCASSAHEERSASLSISGRQQRIVYDQLQEQQSSPFQKRNSNASLSQPQADDDVVATNLKGLKILFRMYMGRLKALSDLITDLQSADVEQETSREEFLNLRMECISYMVGMAPNYSAKPIIRNPNDPLAGKLIFVPFIPDYKLPEGEEYDRHIKRF; encoded by the exons ATGGTAAAAATACTGCAGGCCTACAACTTTGCTAGGCAGGAGACGTATGCCCTAAACGGTGACATCCTGGCGGCCAGCCTGATCGGGAACAACCGCATAGCCATCAGCAGTGCGGAACAGTTCATCGAGATCTACGATATAGGTGCCAAGCAGGCCCAGTCTGAGGACTCCAGGAGAACGGCACCGGAAAACCTTGGTCAATCCAATGAGACGGCAGGAGAATCCACCACCACGGCAGGTGATGAGAGGACGCCAAGCAGGAGCACGCTGGCTACGGTGGGCGAAGTGGTGCAACTTATTTACTGTGAAGCTG GCAAATACCTTCTTACTCTTGAAAAAGAACAGGCGGGCAGTCCGGTGCATTCCTCCTCCACCATTAGCTGCACAtcgagcagcaacagcaatacAGTCTGCTCCGAGGATGACACAAAGATGTTTGTACGCATTTACGCCAACTTCTGGAAGTTCCCAGACAGTCGGCTTAACGAGCTGCCCATTACCATTCGAATAGCTTCGATGACCACGCCCAAAACGCCGTTGGTGGAGAGTATCGATGTGATTGAGCTCCCGTTACGTAGTCCGCCGGAGCTGGTGCAGTGCTGCCAGACATCGGGAAACATAATTGTAAGCAGTCGCGACAGGATTTACCTCTACGAATACACCCAGTGCGTTCATGAGAACACGCAGCCTAGGTTTGCTTTCATCGACTTTCTGCCCTTTAAGTTCTTCGTGCAACTAAATTTCGTGCCAGTGCGTCTGTGTCTGGCGGAGAACGTAATCGCCTGCCTCAGTCATCGATACTGCGTAGCCTTCAAGGTGGTGGATGCACTCACTAGCAGAGCCAGTGGAGGGCAGGATTTAAGCTGTCTGGACAACGACTATGGTGGCGGAGACGAGCCGCTCTCGGAATCCCTAAGCTTCGGTAGTAAGGCCAGTGCCAGCGGCGCAGGTGGGGGCGTAGTCAATTCCAGTCACAGTCAGCAGAGCTGCGAGAGCGACTCCCTGCAATCGACGAGCAGTGCAAAAGCACAGGTTGTCATAAATGGTGCCTTGCCTGGACGGTCACCGTTAGACTTTAACGTGGCCAAGCTAGTTAGCAATGCGTACGGCAGGGAATTTGAACCGGAATTGCGATCTCAGTGGGACGAGACTACAGATTACGGAGCAGGAAAGAGTCAGGATGACAACCAAGATATAACAATTAGCCCTCAGCGTGCTGCAGATATTAAAATCAAGCTCGTGAACGAGGCTAAGGCAATGAATGTGAGGGGCATAGCCGGGAGCAGTCATCTTGATGATGCGTCGGTGCAATATGACGTGCGCAAGCTTTTGCAGATCTGTATGAAGACCTCGGAGAATCAACCCCGTGTTCTCGACATTTTTCGTTGTATGGATCTCAAGGCCATCTACCAAAGGAATTGCCAGGAAATAGACCAGGAAGACGATGAGTATGACATGGGCAACCAACAGGTGCCCAGTGCTGTGACCACCTTTAAGCACGTGAACCGCAGGACCCTTAAGTCTTCACAGCATCAGAGGTGCGTAGGACACGCCCTCCTGGTGGCCAGTAGTGTGGACGGCTTTCTGTACCAGTTTTCCGCGCAAGGGAAGTGGTATAGTGAGAACGAAAAGCCTGTGGCCAGCTACAGCTTCACGGCGCCTGTTATCCAGGTCCAAATCAACGACTATGTCGTGTATGCAGTGACCTCGGAGTCTGTCGAAACGCACACCTCACGGATTGGTCACAAGCTCTTTCACAATCGTTTCGAGTACCCTTCGATTGGCTGTTTGTTCCCAGAGGAGTCAGCTCCAGATGTGAGTTCCCCCATCGCCGTTGTGGGTCTGGCAGCGTTTATGCAtgttcaatttgtttgtgtgAACCGAGAGCAGCTCGTGCTCATCACGAATGCAGCTCTGGAGCAGCACAAGCGGCGAAGCATGGGCGAGATTCCTGGCACTCAAGTAGTAGCTGTCAAGAGAAACATTGCCGCACGCCTACTGGCCGAAGCGAAGGCGAAACACAGTAGTCTGCTTAGGAGCAGCAGTGCAGTCCAATCCTCGACGATGGCCAACGAGTGGACGCTGTACAACCTAGAGGTACCTCGAGTGGAGTGCGTCGTAGAGGATCTTGAAGGCATTGCGGAATCGTATCGCAGTGCAAGCAGCTCTAACTTCTACGATCTCATGGAGGAGGCGCATGTCATGCTGCGATTAGGTCTCACGCTGCAGGGCGAGCGCTTGGGAGCGGAACGGGAGCAGCGGCTTCGGAAAATGTTCATGGCAAACTGCAGAAAACTGGCGGACTTCTCAATACG TTCAAACAAACAGGAAGTATATCTCCAGGCTACAGGGTTCTACAGAATGTGTCAGCTTCATCTGGTAGATATTTTCAATAACTACGTACAGAATTTTATGGACAGTGAGGGAAGCGTGAACCCACCTGAGCTCTCCGGTTTGATCTACACAGTTAAGCTGTTCCTTCTCAGCCTGGGAACAGATCGATTGAAGTCGGCCTTTTTGAACCAGACAGTTCGTCCGTATTTTACGCCAGCTCGAGTCATGCAACAAGGTTACAAGCAGGTTTCACTATCGCTGGAGTTCCTTAACATGTTCATTAAACATGCCCCTTTGGAAATCCCGCAGATAATGCTAGTTTCACCTGTTGTAGCGGACTCCATAAGTGGGGAGTTGGTGAACTACCTGAAATACTTGGACAAACT TTCCCCCGATGAAAATCTTCTGCTAGCTGTGACTGCTTGCCGTATGTCCAACTATTTGCTTGCGCAGGAAGTAGTTTCAAAGTCCACAAGACGCAACCTAGCCACTGCTCTAATACGGAACAAGAATGTTATGTTCGACGACAGCACTGTGATTTACCAGCGACGCCATCAACAGCATACTGACTCCCAGGCATCAAGCTTACGAGCTAAAAGAAGCCGACGGATGGgggcgaaaaacaaaacaactcCGGTTGGTACGCCAGCTCCGAGTACCATAGTATCTTTCTCGGACTTCTGCGAGACCATTCTGTTGGCCAACGAGCAGCCAGCACTGCTCGAAGCTATTAGTGATGCTTTCATCCATGCCCTTTGCATCGAGCACAGCATGACGCTGGACGTGATTCTGCAGCTCTTTCTTAACTATATCGCTTCGCACATTGGTCAAAAGGGATACCAGACCTCTCAGAAGGTGTTCGTAAACATTCTTCAAGTGTACTTCTATGATATCTACGATGTAAGCTCGTCTTTGCAAGCCCACGAGATTCGTTCGCAAACACCGCCACAGCTGGACGACGATTACGACGAGGAGTGTAGCAGTTCGCGGGCTCCCTCGCTGCACAGCGAGGCAGATGCTCAGTCACTGTCCAGCTCTTGCGCCAGTTCGGCACACGAAGAGCGATCGGCGAGCCTGTCGATCAGTGGCAGGCAGCAGCGAATTGTCTACGACCAGCTGCAGGAACAACAGTCCTCGCCTTTTCAGAAGCGCAATTCAAATGCCTCGCTCTCACAGCCTCAGGCTGATGACGATGTGGTTGCGACTAATCTTAAGGGTCTGAAGATCCTATTTCGAATGTACATGGGCCGGCTAAAGGCTCTAAGTGATCTCATCACAGATCTGCAATCAGCGGACGTCGAGCAAGAAACGAGCCGCGAGGA